The DNA window CTCCTTGGCGCCGGTGTTGTCGGCGACCTTCAGCCGCGATTCCTGCTGAATCACTCGATCTCCTGACCTGGTTTACGTGTGCACGACAGGAGAAACCCGGGAGCCTGACGTGCGCGGTCTTCGTCACCGAAGGGCACGCGGGGCCGGCTGAAAAGCTGGTTGCTTGTCAAGCACCGGCCGAGGTCTGCCCACGGCAACCCCTAGAGTCTAGGCGACGGGCAGCTCAGAGCCAAATTCCTCGTACCACCGGCAGCGGCCTTCACCTCGACCACCCGAATCGGGTCGAACGCCGCGGCATCGCCGTGTCTACACGTCGAGGAACTCACGGACGCCGCCGCCCACCAACGCACATCAGGTCTTGTCGACAATCCCATAAGCATCGACCCCGCCAATGCGCTCCGGGCCATGGTCAGATTCTGCTTGCGATCGGCGACGACGGCCGCATGGCCACCACGTCAGTCGCCACACCAATCACATCCAACTCATCCGTCACGAATTCCGTTGTCGTGCGGTGTGCTTGGGCTTCGATGTCGGAGTCAGCCGTTACGGTCTGCTCATGCCTGAGCTGTGGTTCCCCTCCGTCGATCTTTCCAGCGCCCTGGAACTGGTCGGCGGGGACACGTATCGCCGTGGCTTCGCTTACGCGCGCGAGGGCCGGGTGTTGGGCTGTACGTGGGACGCGCATACGCACAACCTCGTCGGCAGCGTGCGCGGAAGCCAGGGCCGCACGTACACCGCGACGGTACAGCTGTGGCCGGCCGGCTCCGACACCTGGGGCGTCGAGAGCGGGCTGTGTAGCTGTCCGGTGGCGGCGGACTGCAAGCATGTCGCGGCGTTGGTGATCGCCGGCGCCGCGGGCACAAAGACGCCGACCGCGCACACCCCGCCCGCGCCGGCCCTGCCCGCATGGCGGCGTTCGCTGGACGCGCTGGTTCCCGCGGTTGCGGCGCACGGTCACGCGGGGACACCGATGGCGATCGAGCTGAACCTGTCGACGGGCGAGCCGGTACCGGGCCTCGACGCGCGGTTGGTGCGGCCCGGGAAGCGGGGCGGCTGGGTGGCCGGCGATCTGAGCTGGGGCAAGCTCGCCATGCTGCGCCACTGCGGGTACCCGGACGAACAACTTCGGGTGCTGCAGGAACTCTATGCGACCTTCAAAGCTTCGAGTTCGAATTCGACTGGCTACTACCGGTATTCGCACGGAAACTACGGCGACGTGAAGACGATACCGCTGCTGCGGTTCGAGTCCCCGCAATTGTGGCCGCTGCTCGACGAGGCCCGCCGGGTCGGGGTGCGGCTGGTGACGACCCGCCCGCAGCAGGAGGTCCCGGCCCACGGTGCGGGGCAGCTATGCCTGGACGTCACGTCCGACGCGTCGGGTCAGATCACCGTGCGGCCCATGCTGCGGGTCGGCGGCGCCGCGACACCGCCGATGGCCTTCATCGGGGCTTCCGGGCACGGCGTGGTGTACGACGACGGCGGGTTGCGGCTGGCCCGGCTGGACAGGCCGGTTCCTACCGCGCTGCAACATATGGCGCTGGGCGGCGCGCCGCTGGTCGTGCCAGCCGGCGAGGCGGCCAGCTTCACCGCCGACTACTACCCGCGGCTGCGTCACATCGCGGCCGTTATGTCGTCGGACGAGTCGTTCACGCCACCAGAGATCGTCGGTCCGAGTCTGGTCCTGCGGGCCGACTACCGCGGCGGACACGAGCTCGAACTGACCTGGCAGTGGGCCTACCGGATCGGCGACAGCGACATTCGCGCCGGGTGCGACAGCTCGGACTATGCCACGTGCCGCGACCTGGACGCCGAGCGTGCACTCGCCGCGAGCATCGAGATGCCGTTGGAGCGCTGGGGGCTCCGCGGCGCCGACGGCAGCCTCATCGCACGGACCACGTTGTCCGGGCTGGAAACCATGCGTTTCGCGACGGAGGTACAGCCGCGGCTGGCCGAGCTTACCGACGTCGCCGTCGAGGTGACCGGCGACCCGGCCGACTACCGCGAAGCGGGCGGCTCCCTGGTCATCGCGGTCCGCACCGACGCGGTGCCCGGTGAAACGGACTGGTTCGACCTGGGCGTCACCATCAGCATCGAAGGTAAACGGGTTCCGTTCGTCAACGTGTTCACCGCGCTCGCATCCGGGCAGTCACACCTGTTGCTGACCGACGGCGCCTACTTCGCCCTGGACAAGCCGGAGCTGATCAAGCTGCGCCAGCTCATCGAGGAGGCTCGCGGACTCACCGACGGTGACGGGGGACTGACCCGGATCAGCCGCTACCAGGTCGGGCTGTTCGACGAGCTGGCCGAGCTGGGCGTGGTGACGCGGCAGGCCCGCGAGTGGCGCCGCCAGGTGCGTGCGCTGCGCGCGCTACTCGGCGTGGAACCGGCCGAGACGCCTGCCGACCTGCGCGCCGAGCTGCGGCCCTATCAGGCCGACGGGTTCTCGTGGCTGGCAACCCTGCACGACCACGGGCTCGGCGGGATCCTGGCCGACGACATGGGCCTGGGCAAGACCCTGCAGTCGCTTTCGCTGATCTGCCATGTCCGCCAACAGAATCCGGGCATGGCTCCCTTCCTGGTGGTCGCACCCGCCAGCGTGGTCGCGAACTGGGCCTCCGAAGCAAAGCGCTTCGCCCCCGAATTGAACGTAGTGGCCCTCTACGACACGCTCCGCCGCTCCGGCGCCGACCTCGGCGAGCTGGCAGCCGGCGCCCATATCGTGGTCACCTCCTACACGCTGTTCCGGCTCGATTTCGACGCCCACGCCGCGCGGACGTGGTCGGGGCTGATCCTCGACGAGGCTCAGTACGTCAAGAACCACCACGCCAAGACCTACCAGTGCGCCCGCAAGCTGGCCGCGCCATTCAAGCTGGCCATCACCGGCACACCGATGGAAAACAACCTCATGGAGCTGTGGTCGCTGCTGTCGATCACCGCGCCCGGGCTGTTCCCCAGCCCGACCAAGTTCGCCGACTTCTACGCCAAACCCATCGAGAAAACCGGTGACCCCGAGCTGTTGGCACTGTTCCGTCGCCGGATCAAGCCGCTGGTCAAGCGCCGCACCAAGGAACTCGTAGCCGCCGAGTTGCCCGCCAAACAGGAGCAGGTCCTCGACATCGACTTGGCACCGCGGCACCGCGCCCTCTACGACAAGCGGCTGGCGCGCGAGCGGCAGAAGGTGCTCGGGCTGCTCGATGACATGCAGCGCAACCGATTCACGATCCTGAAGTCGTTGACAGTACTACGCCAGTTGGCGCTGCATCCCGGTCTCGTCGACCCCGCCCACGACACGCTGGCCAGCGCCAAGATCGACGCGCTCGCCGAGCAGCTGCGCGACGTCGCCGAGAGCGGCCCCGCGCTCTGGTATTCAGCCAGTTCACCCGTTTCCTGGGCCGGGTCCGTCATCGACTGGACACCGAGGGCATCGACTACTGCTACCTCGACGGACGCACCCGCAACCGGGCTGCGGCGGTGGCGCGTTTCAAGGACGGCGACATGCCGGTCTTTTTGATCAGCCTGAAGGCTGGCGGATCCGGGCTCAACCTCACCGAGGCCGACTACTGCTTCCTGCTCGACCCCTGGTGGAACCCGGCCACCGAGGCCCAGGCCATCGACCGCACCCACCGCATCGGCCAGACGCGAAACGTGATGGTCTACCGGCTCATTGCGCATGACACCATCGAGGACAAGGTGATGGCGCTGAACGCCCGCAAGGCCAAACTGTTCGCCAGCGTCATCGACGACGGCAACGCGTTCGGCGCGGCACTCACCGCCGACGACATCCGCGGGCTGCTGGCCTGACCGGGACCGGCGTTCTGCGAAGGAGACGATCCGACAAAGGCGAGGACATGGCCGCGCCCTCGATACCGCGCGGGCGCGGCGGCCCGAAGACGAACGCCGGCGCGGCAACCCAGACTTTTCGGTCTGGCTGATCGCCGAACTCGACCGCGAGGCAACCCGGCGAGGAGTCCCGGCCAATCGCTCATCGAAGTCTGGATCGCCGAGAAACCTGACCAGGGAGGTCACGCCGCAGCCTGATCGTTGCTCGACATCAGGGCTCGACAAACACGCGCACTGGCGCGGTCACGTCCGGTGGTTGGCATCGCGCCAGGCCTGCCAGATCTCGGGGCGCAGGCGGCCGCGGTCGGGCACCGGCAGCCCGGCGGCGCGGGCCCAGGCGCGGACCTCGGCGGTGCTCGGCTCCGGCGCCGCGGATGCCTCATCGAGGTGGCTGATGTCGGTTATATGCGGTGAAATGCGTCGCAGTGCTGGGGTTTCGGTGGTCGACCAGTGGTGTGCGGCGGCCAGGAACCGGTACGTCCATTCCTCGGCGAGCTGGCGGGTCTCACAGAACACCACCGGGACGTTCGGCCAGCGGACCTGCAGTTCGGCCAGCCCGTCGGCGACCGCGGCGGGGCGGACCCGGTCGAGTTTGAACAACTGGGAATAGCGCTCCTCGATCACGAGTGCTGCGCGCGGCAGCACGGCCAAATCGGCAACCTGGTAGCGCAGCTTGCCGCCGGTGAGGCTGGTGACCAGGTCGGCCAGCGATTTGCGTTCCACACTGGCGACCAGCAGGCCGTCGAGGACCAGCCCGTAGTCGCCGCACGGCAGCGCCCGACGAACGGTCCGCACCTGCTGGGTGGCGAACCGGTAGGGGTACTGCTCATGGGTGTCGACGAGGATTTGCAGGTCGTCGATGCCGTGGGCGCGCGCAGTCGGGGTGCGCACGTTGGGGCGGGCCTGCTTGCGGGTGCGCGGCGACTGCCAGAACACCGCGTCGCGGCCGCGTGCGGTGGTGAACACCAACTGCGAGCGGTTCTCCCGGGACCGCGTCGCGATCACGTCGATGGCCGCGCCGCGGCGCTGGCACGAGCGCAGCGCGAGGCGTTCGACAATTACCGCGTCGGCGGGCCACTCCGCCAAGTCGACCGGGTAGCAGTACAACGCCTTGACCCGAGGCCAGGTCCCCGAGGTGCGAAACACCAGGTCGCCGCCCGGTTGGGGAATACGCAGCAGGTAGGGCAGCCGGGAATCCTCATCCGGGTTGACCGCGATCAACAACTCCGCCATAAATCCTTATTCTGCCGATGCACGCATGGGCTTGACACCGTTCGGTGGACACAGGGTCAGGCGGCTTGTGCCGTCTGATCGAGTCGGACGTCGAACTCGACCGGCCTCACCATAGTGACGGCCGAATGACGGGCGGATTCAACCGGTCGTCGCAACACCTTCCATCCAGGAGGTGCGGTGGCGAGACAGAAAGACCCGATGCCGAGCGGCGTGAGGCGGCAGTGGGCGGCTGATCGTGCGTTGCGGCCGTCGATGCGATCACCGGGTCGGCCGGAGCCGTCGCGTTCGGTGCGGCGGCAGTTCTGGCGGCTCATCGCGCAGGGTGTCTCGACCGAAGATGCTGCCGCGGGAGTGGGTGTGTCGACACCGGTGGCGACCAGGTGGTTCCGTCACGCTGGCGGCATGTCACCGATCAATCTGGATGAGCCCACGGGACGGTACCTGTCGTTCGATGAGAGAGAGGAGATCGCGCTGCTACGCGCCCAGGATGTCGGGGTGCGCGAGATCGCCCGCCAGATCGGGCGTGATCCGGCAACTATCTCTCGTGAGCTGCGGCGAAACGCGGCCACCAGAGGCGGCAAGCCGGTCTATCGCGCGGGTGTGGCGCAGTGGAAGGCCCAGCAAGCGGCAAAGCGCCCGAAAGCCGCGAAGCTGGTGGCCCACGATCAGCTCCGTGCCTATGTGCAGGATCGGCTCAACGGCAGCGTCCGCCGACCCGATGGCACTGCCGTCGAGGGCCCGCAGACCGGTGCGTGGAAGGGGCGGAACAAGCCGCATCGGCAGGACAGACGCTGGTCGACGGCGTGGAGCCCAGAACAGATCTCCCACCGCTTGCCCATTGACTTCCCCGATGATGAGTCCATGCGCATCAGCCATGAGGCGATCTACCAGTCGTTGTTCATCGAGGGGCGTGGCGCGCTCAAACGAGAGTTGGTTGCGTGCTTGCGAACTGGGCGTGCGCTGCGAGTCCCAAGGGGTCGGACACAGAACAAGCCGCAGGGACACGTCAGCGCCGATGTCGTTATCAGCGAGCGCCCCGCTGAGGCCGCGGATCGGGCTGTCCCCGGGCACTGGCCTGGATTTTTCATCGAATGTGGAGCTCAGGGGTGTCGTTAACGTGAAAGGTGCACTGCCGCAAGGATAATCGGAGTATTCGAGGCTCGGTTATCCAGGATGGGAGTGCACCTGTCAGATGCAGGCTACTACGGATTGGTCGAAGAATGTCCGAGTTGAGGTCCGTGGCGACGACGTGGTCGGGCACGCCGGTAACGTGATACCCCGGTTGCTGGCCGACAATCTGGGTTTGACCAGCGGTTTGTCGTCGGTGCTGTCGCGCCCAGAAGTCACCCACGACCGAGGCGCGGTGTTGCGCGATGTGGCGGTATCGATCGCCGGCGGCGCGCAGAACCTGGCCGGCACCGCGGTGCTGCGCGATCAGCACCGGTTGTTTCAGGCGGTGGCGTCGGTTCCGACGATGTGGCGGTCCCTGGGCGAGATCGACGAGCAGAGCATCACCGAGGTCACGGCCGTGCGCAACAAGGTCCGCTCTCGGGTGTGGGAGGCGATCGAGGCCCGCCACGGTGCGATCCCGGCTTCGCAGACCTGCTATGGGGACCTCGGGGACACGATCGTGATCCGCATCGACGCGTCGCTGATTCAGTCGCACAGCGATAAGCAGCACGCCGCAGGCAATTTCAAAGGCGGGTTTGGCTTCCACCCGCTGTTGGCGTGGTGTGACAACACCGGCGAACTGCTGGCGGTGATCGCCCGTGCAGGCAACGCCGGCTCGAACACCGCGGCCGATCATATCGCGATCATCGACGCCGCGATCGCGGCGATCCCGGCCAAGTGGCGCCGCAAGTTGCTGGTCACCATCGACGGCGCGGGTTCAAGCCACGCCGTCGTCGAACACCTGGAGAAACTCAATGCCCGGCCGGGGATGTCAGTGGGCTACTCGGTCGGATTCGACCTCGATGAGCGGGTCCGGGTCGCGATCGGCCAGATGCCCGATGCGGGATGGCAAGCCGCACTGGATGCCACCGGAGCGGCCCGTGACGACGCCCAGGTCGCCGAGTTGACCGGGCTGCTGCGCCACAGCACCGGAGGGGATCGGCTGGTCGGCTGGCCGGCCGGCATGCGCATCCTGGTGCGGCGCGAAGAAATCGAACACGGCACCGGGCGTGTCATTCCATCTGTGTAAGTCCGGGGTGGTCCATCATCGGACCGCCGTTGGGCGGACAGAAGGAGTGTTTTGTGACCAAGACCATGCAGATGCCGGCTGAGGAGACGACCGCGGCGCGGCGGCTGGCCGAGATGTTCACCGAAGAGACGCTGGACTCGTTGATTAAGGATGCGGTGAAGACCGGGACCCCGATCGACGGCGCGGACGGTTTGCTGAACCAGCTGACTAAGGCCGTGCTGGAGCGGGCGCTGAATGCGGAGCTAACCCACCATCTGGGTTATGAGGCCGGCGATCCGGCCGGACGCGGATCGGGAAATTCGCGCAACGGCACCACGCCGAAAACGGTGACCACCGTCAACGGCCCGGTGCAGATCGATGCGCCGCGTGATCGCAACGGCTCGTTTGAGCCGGCGATTGTGCCGAAGAAGACCCGCCGGCTCAACAACATCAATTCGGTGGTGTTGTCGCTGTATTCACGGGGAATGACCACCCGCGATATCGAAGCCCACCTGCAGGAGGTCTATGGGGCGTCGGTGTCGCGGGAGTTGATCTCCAATATCACCGAGGTGGTGGTCGATGAGATCAAGGCCTGGCAGGCCCGCCCGCTCGATGAGGTCTACCCGATCCTCTACATCGATGGGCTGCGGCTGCGGATCGGCGACAACGGGGTCATCACCACCAAGGTCGCCTATTTGGCCATTGGCGTGGATCTGGAGGGCCGCAAACACGCCTTGGGCTGCTGGATCCAGGA is part of the Mycobacterium sp. HUMS_12744610 genome and encodes:
- a CDS encoding helicase-related protein, with translation MGRVRHRLDTEGIDYCYLDGRTRNRAAAVARFKDGDMPVFLISLKAGGSGLNLTEADYCFLLDPWWNPATEAQAIDRTHRIGQTRNVMVYRLIAHDTIEDKVMALNARKAKLFASVIDDGNAFGAALTADDIRGLLA
- a CDS encoding ERCC4 domain-containing protein: MAELLIAVNPDEDSRLPYLLRIPQPGGDLVFRTSGTWPRVKALYCYPVDLAEWPADAVIVERLALRSCQRRGAAIDVIATRSRENRSQLVFTTARGRDAVFWQSPRTRKQARPNVRTPTARAHGIDDLQILVDTHEQYPYRFATQQVRTVRRALPCGDYGLVLDGLLVASVERKSLADLVTSLTGGKLRYQVADLAVLPRAALVIEERYSQLFKLDRVRPAAVADGLAELQVRWPNVPVVFCETRQLAEEWTYRFLAAAHHWSTTETPALRRISPHITDISHLDEASAAPEPSTAEVRAWARAAGLPVPDRGRLRPEIWQAWRDANHRT
- a CDS encoding transposase, whose translation is MQATTDWSKNVRVEVRGDDVVGHAGNVIPRLLADNLGLTSGLSSVLSRPEVTHDRGAVLRDVAVSIAGGAQNLAGTAVLRDQHRLFQAVASVPTMWRSLGEIDEQSITEVTAVRNKVRSRVWEAIEARHGAIPASQTCYGDLGDTIVIRIDASLIQSHSDKQHAAGNFKGGFGFHPLLAWCDNTGELLAVIARAGNAGSNTAADHIAIIDAAIAAIPAKWRRKLLVTIDGAGSSHAVVEHLEKLNARPGMSVGYSVGFDLDERVRVAIGQMPDAGWQAALDATGAARDDAQVAELTGLLRHSTGGDRLVGWPAGMRILVRREEIEHGTGRVIPSV
- a CDS encoding IS256 family transposase; amino-acid sequence: MAEMFTEETLDSLIKDAVKTGTPIDGADGLLNQLTKAVLERALNAELTHHLGYEAGDPAGRGSGNSRNGTTPKTVTTVNGPVQIDAPRDRNGSFEPAIVPKKTRRLNNINSVVLSLYSRGMTTRDIEAHLQEVYGASVSRELISNITEVVVDEIKAWQARPLDEVYPILYIDGLRLRIGDNGVITTKVAYLAIGVDLEGRKHALGCWIQDSEGAKFWQKVVIDLRNRGVRDILIACCDGLTGLPDAIRSIYPDTVVQTCVVHVIRNAMRFVSYKDRKKVATAMRAIYSAPTVDGAELALKEFDQQFGAQYPGAIDVWHNAWGEFVPFLDYPVELRKIVYTTNAIESINFQLRKITKNRGHFTDKDAAMKLLYLGLRNISSERGGYSGTGTHNWTVALNTLARLFPGRIPLC